Genomic window (Deltaproteobacteria bacterium):
CTGACATGGTGGTCTTACCTCCGCCGTCATATTGTCCACCAGGGCGGGCTTGGTTGTCAAGCCTTTTGGCCCGGTCGTCGGGAGAGGAAAAGAAAAGGAGTCCTGCGTGTACGAGACAAGGAGGCTCTACCTCGCCGTGGGCGAGCGGGTCATACATATGGAGCACCCCGAGTGGGGGGTGGGTCTCGTCGTCGAAGAGGCCCGCTCCACCGTGCCGGGCGGCATGTGCATGGTGAGGATCGAGTTCGCCGACGGCAAGAAGAGGGTCTTCAACAACGACATGGAGTGCCTGGACAGCTGCTGGTACGCGGGCATAAGAAGACACCCCTGATTTTTTCCATCTTCCCGTTGAGGAGGGCGTTCCGGGAGCGATGACGCCCATCAGGATGATAGCGGCTGCGCTGGCCGCCCTGGCGGTCTGCGCACCCACGGGCGCGGCGGCAAGGGCCGCCCTCGATGTGGCGCTCGTCATGGACGCCTCGGGCTCCATGAGGCGGACCGATCCCATGACGCTGCGCATACCGGCGGCGCGGATGTTCGTCGATCTGCTCGACGGGGCCGACAGGGTCGCGGTGGTGAGCTTCAGCACATCGGCCCGCGTGCTCGGCGGGCTGCGAAGTCTCGACGCCGCCGGTACGGCCGCCGTCGAAGAGGCGGT
Coding sequences:
- a CDS encoding DUF3553 domain-containing protein; amino-acid sequence: MLSTRAGLVVKPFGPVVGRGKEKESCVYETRRLYLAVGERVIHMEHPEWGVGLVVEEARSTVPGGMCMVRIEFADGKKRVFNNDMECLDSCWYAGIRRHP